In Humulus lupulus chromosome 6, drHumLupu1.1, whole genome shotgun sequence, a single genomic region encodes these proteins:
- the LOC133785544 gene encoding putative disease resistance RPP13-like protein 3, with protein MDVVRGTVESMFHAIDKLDSLLTCELERYFNVVKQEVHNIRDDLELVYFFLGDAEAAKSENEEINEVAELIEDAIEDCIFKYKRGPRDYGVVKFFSKACRLLSMLNSRGNLASNISLLLKIKNTYQRFHFLEHGASGIGKTTIAKNVYYSAPVGKHFDAYVWISITRSYDMKEMIVFDDDCDEEFWQLMKQALPDNGGGRRIIITTQSDVVVASCKNKSYDHVHKLNPLSGAMCWDLFSRIAFRNDPELCCPREFVEMSHEFIRMCQGLSSAIVDVAKLLSNREKNLSEWERLFDSSSEIVLNFHLTGSSKLIALGYVDLPPQLKLCLLYFSIFPREYFIPSEKLYKIWIDEGIVEEISGKTAEKVAGEYLNELIRRKMVQECEGFYELEKVCQVAQLLSCSVVLEFLPKELGKLFHLKYLNLKNMKLRMLPKSISKLGHLQTLDVRNTLLIELPTEINELQNLRHLSASSHGNENSLGLIHGVKVKEGIGCLENLQTLMTIKAHYGIDLV; from the exons ATGGACGTGGTTAGAGGGACTGTAGAGTCGATGTTTCACGCCATCGACAAGCTGGATTCTCTGCTAACTTGCGAACTGGAAAGGTATTTCAATGTAGTCAAACAAGAAGTTCATAACATAAGGGATGATCTAGAGCTGGTCTATTTTTTCCTTGGAGATGCAGAAGCAGCAAAATCTGAGAATGAAGAAATCAATGAAGTGGCTGAACTCATTGAAGATGCCATCGAAGATTGCATTTTTAAATATAAACGAGGACCCCGTGACTATGGAGTAGTGAAATTTTTCAGCAAAGCATGTAGATTGCTTAGCATGCTGAATAGCCGTGGAAACCTAGCTTCTAACATTTCTTTGTTACTTAAAATCAAGAATACGTATCAGCGTTTTCACTTTCTTGAACACG GGGCAAGTGGAATTGGAAAAACTACTATTGCCAAGAATGTATACTACAGTGCACCAGTGGGAAAACACTTCGATGCCTATGTTTGGATCTCTATTACTCGATCTTACGACATGAAAGAG ATGATTGTCTTTGATGATGATTGCGATGAAGAATTTTGGCAGCTTATGAAACAAGCCTTGCCTGATAATGGTGGAGGTAGAAGAATAATCATCACCACTCAGAGCGACGTGGTTGTTGCATCATGTAAGAACAAGTCATATGATCATGTTCACAAGTTAAACCCTTTATCCGGAGCTATGTGTTGGGATCTTTTTTCAAGAATTGCTTTCAGAAACGATCCAGAATTATGTTGTCCTCGGGAGTTCGTGGAGATGTCCCATGAATTTATTAGGATGTGCCAAGGCTTGTCGAGTGCAATTGTAGACGTAGCCAAACTATTGTCAAACAGAGAAAAGAATTTGTCAGAGTGGGAAAGACTTTTCGACTCGAGTTCTGAGATCGTGTTAAATTTCCACCTTACAGGTTCATCAAAACTCATTGCACTTGGTTATGTTGATCTACCTCCCCAACTAAAATTATGTTTGTTATATTTTAGCATCTTTCCTAGAGAATATTTTATTCCTAGTGAAAAATTGTATAAGATATGGATTGATGAGGGTATTGTAGAAGAAATCTCAGGAAAGACAGCAGAAAAAGTTGCTGGAGAGTACTTGAATGAACTCATCCGTAGAAAAATGGTGCAAGAATGTGAAGGGTTTTATGAACTAGAGAAAGTTTGCCAAGTTGCTCAGTTGTTGAGTTGCTCAGTTGTT CTTGAATTTCTCCCAAAGGAATTGGGAAAGTTGTTCCACCTGAAGTATTTAAATTTAAAGAATATGAAATTGAGGATGCTCCCAAAGTCTATTAGTAAGCTAGGCCATCTACAAACATTGGATGTTAGAAACACCCTACTAATTGAGCTACCAACTGAGATCAATGAGCTTCAAAATCTTCGACATCTTTCAGCTAGTAGTCATGGCAACGAAAATAGTTTGGGTTTAATTCACGGTGTGAAAGTTAAGGAAGGGATTGGTTGTTTGGAGAATTTACAAACTCTAATGACTATTAAAGCGCATTATGGAATTGATCTTGTATAA